The window GTCAGGGGCGCGAGGCACTGCTGGACAGCCTGCCCGGCGCGCAGGTGCATGCAGCCCCCGCGAGCGATGAGGGTCTCGATCTCGACGAGGCCGCCCAGGCCTACGCCGCCGAGCTCGCCCGGTACGGCACGGCGGACCAGCCGGGTTGGCCCACCTTCGACATCAGCTTCCTGGGCGTCGGGCCCGACGGTCACATCGCGTCGCTGTTCCCCGACCGACCCGAGATCCTCGTTACCGACGCCGCAGTCGTCGCCCTCCGCGACTCCCCCAAGCCGCCGCTGCAGCGGCTGACGTTCACCCGGCCGGTGATCAACTCATCGCAGCGGGTCTGGCTGGTGCTGTCGGGCACCGACAAGGCGTCCGCGCTCGGCCTCGCCCTCGCGGGCGCCAGCTACGCCAGCGTTCCCGCCGCCGGAGCGAAGGGAACGAAGCGCACGGTGTTCTTCGTCGACCAGGACGCCGCCGCCCAGGTGCCGCCCGAACTGATCGACCAGGACTACTGACGGCCCCGGGATCGCCGCAGGTGAGGGGTTACTGACCCCGCCGCTCGCGAAGCTGGTTCAGCGCATCCTCGAGGAGCGCGTCGGCCTCCTCTTCGGTGCGACGCTCCTTCACATAGGCCAGGTGCGTCTTGTAAGGCTCGGTCTTGGCCACCGCGGGAGGGTTCTCGCGGTCGCGGCCGGCGGGAAGACCGGAGTGCGGCGAGTCGATCGTCTCGGGGATCTCCTCGTCAGGGATTCCCGCCGCGAAATAGCGAACGGTCTCATTCCCCAGCGCGTCCCAGTACGAGACCGCGATGCGCTCGGCGTGATAGCCGTGATCCTGCTCCCCCATGGGGCCGGCACCGACTCGGGTGCCGCGGATCGCATTTCCTCCGGTTGCCATGTCTTACAGTCCCTGGAATTTCGTGATGAGGCCGAGGGCCACGATGGACGCGAACCACGTGAGAGCGAGAACCACCGTGAAGCGGTTGAGATTGCGCTCCGCCA of the Microbacterium invictum genome contains:
- the pgl gene encoding 6-phosphogluconolactonase: MADSSGEKRVVITSDATALADSVAERFLTRLAKKSASRDVHVALTGGVSGAAVLSAAAAHAPEHTIDWTRVHFWWSDERFVRRLHPERNERQGREALLDSLPGAQVHAAPASDEGLDLDEAAQAYAAELARYGTADQPGWPTFDISFLGVGPDGHIASLFPDRPEILVTDAAVVALRDSPKPPLQRLTFTRPVINSSQRVWLVLSGTDKASALGLALAGASYASVPAAGAKGTKRTVFFVDQDAAAQVPPELIDQDY
- a CDS encoding RNA polymerase-binding protein RbpA produces the protein MATGGNAIRGTRVGAGPMGEQDHGYHAERIAVSYWDALGNETVRYFAAGIPDEEIPETIDSPHSGLPAGRDRENPPAVAKTEPYKTHLAYVKERRTEEEADALLEDALNQLRERRGQ